GATGTAAGGGTGTGTGTTAAAATATCTCTGTTTGTGGTTAAAAAAAAAGACATCGCAGACATTTAAGAATAATTGATTTCAAGGTGACTATTACACGTGGAAATATGTAACACATCTCTAAATCTAAAATATCATCCTCGATATCTAAAATTGCATATCAATTTGAAATGTGTGTTAGAAATAAGAATTAACTTAGAATTAGGAACTAAGATTGGATATAAGAATTAATTTCATCGGGAGAACCTTATTTCATTTTCAGAGggtgtgtggaggtgtgtctccgacgAATCTCACGAGATTCGGTCGGTGCTGGTTTTCGGTGGATCTGCTTGGATCCAGTATTTTTTGTCGTCTACAGGTTGATTTCTTTCGACCTACATTTATTTTCATCGGCGACGGTTGTTGTTCTCGTGCGCTGGTTATGTGGGGTCTTAGCACGATAACTTTCCGACTGTCTAGTGCAACAAGTTTTGCCCGGCTCCGATGAGGGAAGGCGATGACGGCGATGCGCCTTCAACTCGCTCCAGTGATTGTGgacgtcgctaggtggtctatgaaCATAAATGTAATTTCTTTTGTTATTTTTGTGTTCTTCATACCGCCATGGCATGACGAACGGATCGAAAGTTTCATGAAAAAAAAAAGTGGGCGTGTGATGGAAAGGACATGCAAGGCGACAACTCACGCCACGTTCGTTTGCTTGAAAAGGCCGGGCACCGTCATTTGCAATGGACGTTTCGTTTGTACTGAAAAAGAAAAGCTCCAACTGTCTTTTGCTTCGAGATTTAGCACAGATTGAGACGTGTTTCCTAAAACTGCACTGGCATCTCCTTAAAATACAAGGCCAAATGGCCAATACACGATTAACTATCATTTGACGCCGATAACAAGAAAGGCTCCTCCAACTCAAACAAGAAatagagaagaagaaaaaaaaaggataGGTTGCTGCTAAAATCGCACACAACTTGAGACTGCAGCTTCAGCTTGACGCCGCGCTAAGTTGAGTCGACAGAGATGTAACCCTGTCGGCCGGGAATTAGCCACACGTTACCATCGGTGCGAATGAGTTTACTACCACCACTACGCGCGGACAGCCACGCCAATTTGTCAACAGTGGAGCACCGCGGCATCGGCAAGGTGCGTGCATGCTCAGGTTCTCTGGAACTCCAGCTACTGGCCGGCCGCTATAAGTAGAGAGCGGTTCGGCCAGAACTTTTGCTTGTTTTCGCAAGCACTTGCCAGATGCATGCACCGGGCCGCTGACTAAACCACGTTGTGTGCGTAGATTCAGGAGGCCAACTAGCAAAGGTAAAACAGCACTGCTGACCTGAGCGTACGAAAGGCGGTTGGCCATAAGAGACTGGATTAGCATCGGTGACCATCGCACATACGCAAGCCCGTGCCAGAGCCTATCATTGGATCGCACGAACTAGAATTGTTAGGCAGCGATGCTTCAGGCCTCTTTGTAAAGCTAGTGTAGATGCTTGCCATACCGTTGTGTTCGGGCACGTAAATGGAGCAATCGCTTGTTTGGACGCCACACCATTGCCATATATAGGTTGACGTCATGGATGGCACGCAACTCAAGCGGGGGGGCGGGAGTAGTTTATGGCGCTGCGTTGGGAAATGGATCGATGGATTACTGCTCGTCAGGCTTTCCAGACCGTGCATGGGAAATGACGAGCTGTTATTTTACTTGAATGGCATAATAATTTACATTTCTACATAGCACAGCGGTGGAGCTCAGCGCATGCATGAGCATGATCGACTATGCCTATGCATGTCTAGCTGACGTTTATGGCAGCGCTGGTGTCGGGGACTCCTCGCCCTGGGGCGCCCACATCCACACCTTGAGCTCGCCCGCGCCATCTCCAGTGAAGAGAAGCCTCGATGGCCCTCCTTGGGCGAGTTCGATGGTCTTCACTTCTGTTTTGGAGGAGAGCGTGCCCATCTCCTCGAACCTGAAAGACGGGAACAAGTAATTGCAGGTTACTGGTGAGGAGGAAGCAGAGACAACTGACAGCGTGTTCTGAATGGCACTCACGATGGCAGGTCCAACAGGCGGACGCGGCTGCTCTTGTGGAGGGAGCAGAGCAGAACCGGCGTCTTTCCCGGACGATGCATGCCAAAGAGGGTGCGTAGCCCCTGCAAAGGAGGGTGGATGCAGGTTTAGCAACACTAGAAAGCAACTGATTAACTGTTGGAAAGGAAGTTCAGGAACAAACCATTGCCCCCAAGGACCATAACAAAGCAGAAAGTTTATCAAGGACACTAGCATCATGCACTACATCATAACAGAGCTTACAAACGTACACGGACAAACATGCTTCCAGGAAGAGAAATACTTGAGAAAGCCAATAACCGGACATCGGGACATTCAGACTTTCGTAGAACAAATTGCTCTGGTATTGCATCTAGTTCCTGCTGTATGAAGGTTCCTAACAATTCTGACGTTGCCGGTACACTTTTATTTGATCCTCCCATACTAACTCTTCAGTCAGGGAAACAGATGAGCTCAGCAGACTGATGACGTTGCTGATACTTACATATCTATTTCATACTCCCATACTAACTCTTCAGTCAGGGAAACAGATGAGCTCAGCAGACTGATGGGCTGATGGCAGCCATTCCCAAGAAAGAGAACTTCTATTAGGCTCAAACCCTTTATCTGCTGCTCGATAGCACAAGATAAATTCCCAGCATACTAGGAAGAACACCTACTACGTGCCAGACATGTAACAAAGGCATACTGTGCAAACTATAATGCTTGACCGAATGCAGATGGAGTCACAACTTCCAGAAATGGAGACCTTCATGCACCGACAGCAATAACATCAGAAGATTGATCCAGCAATAATAACTATGAGAAAAATCTAACATTTGATTTGAGACAAGTTACTGCGACTACTGGAATTGTGGGATCACTTGAGAACAGATAGAAGCTGCTTAATCCAGTAACACATATCAAGTAGCTGCAAAGATCCTCCACTTGATTTTAGACAAGTAATTGTGACTAGGTTGAATTGTGGGATCAGTGAGAACAGATAGAAGCTGCTCAATCTACTAGCACATATCAAGCAAAAAAATTATAAATGaaataaagaaaaacaaaagTACGACAACATAGTTATATGTAGCAAGTGCAATTCAGTAAATTATTTTACACATAATCGTGCATATTCTCTGGCTAAAGATTAGCCTACTCATTCACCACGAAATATTTACCTAACCTACCACTAAAATTAACCTTAATATCATTTCTGTTACTGCACCTGAAGAAATACATAAGCCATAAATATTCAACACATACAGTTTACACTGTTCAATCAGACTAGTTAAGGACAATATCATACTACCACTGATAAAAACACAAAGTTGCAGCTAATATAAGCTTTCATGTTGGAATTTTCAATGAAGTTTTCAGAAAATAACGCTGATGGAAATATCCATGTAAATTAAGTCTGCAGAACTTACATGCTCCTCGGAATGGGTATGCATGAGTTGAAGGCTTCCAGATTCTGAAGCAGCCCAGACCTTTACGGTCTTGTCCAGAGAGCAAGATAGTAACTTCTGATCCCAACAAAGCACAGAAGTAACAGCAGCTTTATGCTCAGAGAGTGTTTGGACACACTGAAGATTTTTAAGGTCCCATACCTGATAAATACCAAGAATATATCAGACACAAACATAATGTTCAGTAGCCAACAGAAATCAGCAGGTCTGCAGCATTTTCGTACTCTGATTGTCTTGTCAAGTGAGCCAGAGTAAAGCCTTGTTGCTGAGACAGCAAGTGAAATCACATGACGGTCATGGCCAGCAAGGATTGCCACCAGTTCCGAGTTGATCTCCTTAGCAGGAAATTTCCAAGCCATGATGCGCCCGTCCGCCATGCCAGCAAACAGCATCTCATCCTTGATAGTCATGGAACAAACAAGCCCAGAAGGTCCCTGAAGACTTAGCTTCATCCCTGTCTGTATGTTCCATGCCTAGAAACCATCGGAACAACGAAGAACAATAGTTCAACACCCAATAGCGCTTCAATATATAGCATAAGATTGACTTGCACTCCCAGTAAAATTGAGAATACCTCCACGGATTTTGAGATTCCAACAAATACCCACTTGTCATGAGTGATCATACAGCCAATCTTCCCTCCCATCTTGATGACATCAACACACTATTGCAGAAACATTAAGAATAGAAAGGGCAACATAGTAGATTAGAaactctctttttttttctctacTACACAGCAATCTTTTCTTAAAGTTTCTCCTTTGTTCTTGAAGAACCTTCTCTTCTTAAAGCTCATCTCTctttttcatttctttttttttttactctttttctttcttgcTATTAAACACATGGCCGTCTGGCAATGAGAGTACAACTTTAACCCCAGAGAGCTTTGCCTGTCAGTCAACCAGCCTGATCACCTCCTGAGACTGATCCGGTGCACACTGATTATCACAAACAGGCGAAAGGCCTCCAAGGCAAATCAATCTGACATGTTGTCGACCCCAGGCGTGCCAAATGACAACCTGATCTGAATCAACGGGTACATCAGACGCGCTGAGGAATGAGAGGAGCTCCCCAGTTGATCAAGCAGTCAGCACACATCAACCATCATAAGCGATGCACTATCTGAGCCCATCGGCACATCGACCACCTCAAGCAACCAGAGTTACTCCCCAATTGATCAGGCAGCAGAAATCAACCAGCAGAGGCAATGCAGGAATCAACGCAGACACGACCCCAAAAGTGAACCGAGCATAAAGAGTCTGAGAGGAATCCCGAGAGCGGATAGCCCAGCTACCTTGCCAGAGTTGCCGTCCCATACGCGAACAGAGCCATCGGCACTGCCAGAGTAGAGCTTGTCGGACCCCATCGGCATAGAGATTCCAGTAATAGCCTGCAGCATCCGATAAAAACCGTAAGAGCCCGTAGCATTGCACAATTACTTGCAGCAAAGTAGATTCTTAACAGTTATAAAAAGTAACAACGGGCTTGCTAATTATCCAAGTAATTACAAATTATTTGCAACTACAAAGTAACAACGGGGGTTGCTAATTATCCAAGCAATTACAAATTATTTGCAATTACAAAGTAAATACGGGCTTGCTAATTTGACGCACAAGGATCTGAGTATCCAATCAGAACAGCGCCGCGTTACGATAATCGATTTCGAAGAGGGACAGGGTCGCAGGGAAATAGTCACGCACCTCCTTGTGTCCAGCGAGGGCGCAGAGGAAAGCGAAACCGCCGCAGCCACGGCTCTCCTCGACGCGCGGCTCCTGGATCGGCTCTGGATTCGTACCCGCCGGCTTGGGATCCGTCTTCCGGTCCGACTTCTTCAGGTCTCCAAGCCGCCGTCGTGCAGGTGTAGGGGCTGCGGTGCCGAACGCGGCGCCGCGGCTCGATCCGCGGGATTCGGCCCTCCGCGCGGGGCCGAGGAGTCTCGCCGTCGCGGGTTCGAGGCGGAGGGGCGGGCGGGAGGCCTTGGCGCAGCCGCTTCCAGCGCCGCTCCTGCGGGGTTCGGAGGGGCGGGCGTAAGGACTCCATCGTGCGCGCGCGGGCGCGGGGCCAGGGCCGAGGCGCGCGGAGAGGGAGGATGAGATCGGCATGGCGGGGTCCCGTCTCGcggaggcgcggcgacggcggggggCGAGGCGGCGCTAGGTATCGCGGTGGTGCGGGGAGGCTGTGACCGCGTCTGCGCGGCGTATTGTTGGCCGGAAAGGAGCGAGATGTTCTCCGAGGCGGTTGTGAACTTTTTATTTTTCGATGAGGCGGCGGTTGCGAGCAGACAGGGCACAACACGGCCCACGACAGCACGCTTAGTATATGGATCGTATAACTCTCTGCAAGGCCCAGGCAAGGCACTGTAAGCGTGCCGGCCCACCGGCACATTTGGCCCGCGTGGCAGGGTGCTTTTTAGGCCTTATAGACTATTTTGGGCCATTTTtaattaaaaataaaataaacgggTCGTGCCTTGTCGGCACAGGTGCCCAGCCTCGCGGCCCAGGTACAGTCCTAGGCGGGCGGCACGAACCGGGCGGCCGGCCCGCGACCGCACGATCGCTTGCGATCGGCCTCGCGCGAGCGCCAGGTGTCGCCTGGTCGGTTTCGTCCAACCGCGCGATTGTGGGCGGTTTTGTCTGCATCCGGACGAGCTTGGACCCACATGTAAGCGGGCGTGGCGTAGATCGTGGGCGGCCGTTTCCGAAACGCGAGCCATTCTCGCCCTTTCTCCCCCTTTCTCTCCTGTTCCTCCCCCATTCTCCACTCCTCTCCTCCGCCCTCGCTCTCGCTCCACGGCGAAATCGCGCCACGGCTCTCCAAATCTCTGGTGGACCGCGGGGGGATTCGCTGCTGGCCCTCGTCGGCGTTGCAGGTACCCAGTGCATCTCTCGTTTCTCTGTCTCATCGCCGGGGGTCTAGGTCGTCTCGAGGTCGTCGGCGGCGGAAATGGCGGGCTGGGATTCCTAGGGTTTCTGCAGTTTCTGTGGCATCAACTTCCTCAGCACGGTCGTTTTGGTGTAGACGCTTTTCGGGTGGGATGGGTGTGCTTCCGTTCGACTCTTATGTCATTGGATCTGTGCGGCAGCAAGGGACAGTAAATGGTGGGGATTCGTGGGGGGATGCGTTTGTTGTTGGTGCAGGTGgttgttgttggggaacgtagtaattttaaaaaaattcctacgcacacacaggatcatggtgatgcatagcaacgcgaggggagagtgtgtccacgtaccctcgtagaccgaaagcggaagcgttatgacaacgcggttgatgtagtcgtatgtcttcacgatccgaccgatccaagtaccgaacacacggcacctccgagttcagcacacgttcagctcggcgacgtcccacgaactcacgatccagcagagcttcacgggagagtttcgtcagcacgacgacgtgatgatggtgatgatgatgctaccgacgcagggcttcgcctaagcaccgctacactatgaccgaggtggaatatggtggaggggggcaccgcacacggctgggagagatcaatagatcaacttgtgtgtctatgcgGTGCCCCctagccacgtatataaaggatggagagaggaggaggccggccctcatagggcgcgcccaagtgtggagtcctactaggactccctagtcctagtaggattccacctcccacatggaataggaaaaagggaagggaaaaggagaaggaaggaaggccccccctccctagtccaattcggaccagtccatggggaggggtgcgcccaccctttgaggcctttctctcctttcccgtatggcccattaaggcccaatacgaattcccgtaactcttcggtactccgaaaaatacccgaatcactcggaacctttccgatgtccgaatatagtcgtccaatatatcgatctttacgtctcgaccgtttcgagactcctcgtcatgtccccgatctcatccgggactccgaactaccttcggtacatcaaatcacataactcataatacaaatcgtcacagaacgttaagcgtgcggaccctacgggttcgagaactatgtagacatgaccgagacacgtctccggtcaataaccaatagcggaacctggatgctcatattggctcccacatattctacgaagatctttatcggtcaaaccgcataacaacatacgttgttccctttgtcatcggtatgttacttgcccgagattcgatcgtcggtatctcaatacctagcttaatctcgttaccggcaagtctctttactcgttccgtcatacatcatcccgcaactaactcattagttgcattgcttgctaggcttatagtgatgtgcattaccgagagggcccggagatacctctccaataatcggagtgacaaatcctaatcttgatctatgccaactcaacaagtaccattggagacacctatagagcacctttataatcacccagttacgttgtgacgtttggtagcacacaaagtgttcctccggtattcgggagttgcataatctcatagtcataggaacatgtataagtcatgaagaaagcaatagcaatatactaaacgatcgaatgctaagctaacggaatgggtcaagtcaatcacatcattctctaatgatgtgatcccgttaatcaaatgacaactcatgtatatggccaggaagcttaaccatctttgattcaacgagctagtcatgtagaggcatactagtgacattctgtttgtctatgtattcacacatgtactaagtttctggctaatacaattctagcatgaataataaacatttatcatgatataaggaaatataaataacaactttattattgcctctagggcatatttccttcagttgttGGATTTGCGCTCGAGGCAGACGTCCGCGACTGCCCTCTGCTATCCTCCCTCTCTTTGTCTCATCGCCGGTGGCGAGGTGGTGTCTAGGTCGATGGGTGGCGGATGTAGCGggctgcatagaggggggggcCTTGCTGTGTTTTGCTTCGTTTTTGTGCggtagtggtggtggtggtttttGTCCCGCGATTTGTCCTTGATTCGTTGTTCATGGCCGCTGCGGGAAGTTTATGAACTGGTTGGCTATGCATTTGCGGTTCTGTGAACTTGCTGTCTCTTAGTTGTGTTCGAGTTTGCAGAAGTTGATGTGTAGTTGGTAAACACTTGTGTTCCAGTTGCACAAGTTGTTCGTTCTTAGTTGGATATATGTTTGAACTAGTTGGTATTCATTTTTAGTCCGGTTGCACAAGTTGATGAACCCAGTTGGCTGCTTTTGAAGTTGTTGTACATATATTGTTAGATGTGCGTAATGCTTCGCGCAATGTATTGGCTGATTTGAAGTTGTTGTACAAAGATTTAGGTAGAGAGGATTTTCTATTAGTTGCACAAAATTCTATCCAGTTGGCTTCATTCATATAGTAGTTGGCTGTCCCTATGTTCTGCAGTTGCACCAGTTTGTGCTAGTTCATGTGTGTTTCCCCTGCTGTGTGCAACTAGGGTCCATTATTTGTGCAAATTAGTTACAATGCCTGCCAATTTTCCAATATTGTTTATTGTTGTTGCACAAGCTCTGTTTTGTCCCAGTTGCACAAGTTATCATAATGAGCTTGTTGCCTTTAGTTCACTATTTTCTGCCTAGTTATTACTTTGCCACAGTTAAACTTTAGTTGATTTATATGATTTCTCCTAGTCCTCCTTCAAGTTTTATGTTGAGTTCATGTTGCTGTTTTTTAGATGTGCGCATGCTGTGTGCAATGCAATGGCTGATTGAACTTGTTGTATATGTTTGTAGTTGCACAAAGTTCTCCCCAGTTGGCTGCATCCATATATTAGTTGGTTGTCCATATGCTCTGCAGTTGCACTAGTTGTCTTGGTTAGTTGGTTTACTGTTCCTAACTGCTTGTACTAGTTGGTTGTCTACACGCTGTTCAGTTGCACAAGTTGCCTACTGATTTGGCTGCATCACTATACTAGTTGGCTGTCCATGTGTTTTACAATGGACACTAGTTGCCCTGCTTAGTTTGCCTGCTGTTTTGTGCTAGGTTGTCTGTCTACGCGTTGTTCAGTTGCACAAGTTGCCTGATTAGTTGGCTGCATCCATGTACTAGTTGGTTCTGTACTTCATTTTGCGCATCTTCTAACTATGTTTCTTTTCTTGTATTTTCCCCACAGGCTAAAAATGGTTATAATAGGAGGAGAAGCTGATGGCAATCAAGGAGATGTATTTTTCTCATTTTTTCCTGCATATTTGAGTTGTTTTCAACTTATCCATGTATGCTTATGTCcttttttcatgttttttggtTGCTTAATTAGGGTTCTGGAAGTCAGTCCCTTCGACGGAGGACAAAGCGTGCTGCTAATCGCCAGCCACGCCCAAAACGTAGTGTTGAGCAGGGAGAGGAAGTTGAGGTAAGGGCATGCTGATTAGACGTTCACCTTATTTTGGGTCATATAATAATTTTTTCCCACATCCATGTTTTTTCTATTTTCTTAGGATGTTGATCGGTTTCGGGTTGTAAAGCGGACTAAacgtgcagcagcagcagggcgAGCTGAATCATCTACTAGGGTAAGTAAATCCTTGAATATCAATGTTTCTCGGGTTTTTAGGGGCTGATGAATTTATGATGCTGTTGGCACAACTATTTTTGTTCTAGTTGCTCAATTACCATCTTGTAGTTGACATCACTGGTCATCTTGATGTACATATAGTTTTCACAGAAGTTGACATCTTTGTAGTTGACATCATTTGTCACCATTTTTGTGTAGGCAGCAGTTGGTGGAGGAGCTGCCTCATCTTCCGCAGCAGATGCTGAGGTATGTGGTTTTTTTGCGTATGTTTATGAGCTATTGAACTGTTTCTTGCAAACCTTTTTTTAGTTGCTCTTATCTTCTTTCCAACATCATGCTTTATCGTTGCACATCCCCTAGAACTTTCTGTAGTTGTCAGGTCTAGTACGTTTTCCTAGTTTTCTTGCTGTTTGCAAACTGGTAGTC
The Aegilops tauschii subsp. strangulata cultivar AL8/78 chromosome 3, Aet v6.0, whole genome shotgun sequence genome window above contains:
- the LOC109740121 gene encoding zinc finger CCCH domain-containing protein 17, whose protein sequence is MPISSSLSARLGPGPAPARARWSPYARPSEPRRSGAGSGCAKASRPPLRLEPATARLLGPARRAESRGSSRGAAFGTAAPTPARRRLGDLKKSDRKTDPKPAGTNPEPIQEPRVEESRGCGGFAFLCALAGHKEAITGISMPMGSDKLYSGSADGSVRVWDGNSGKCVDVIKMGGKIGCMITHDKWVFVGISKSVEAWNIQTGMKLSLQGPSGLVCSMTIKDEMLFAGMADGRIMAWKFPAKEINSELVAILAGHDRHVISLAVSATRLYSGSLDKTIRVWDLKNLQCVQTLSEHKAAVTSVLCWDQKLLSCSLDKTVKVWAASESGSLQLMHTHSEEHGLRTLFGMHRPGKTPVLLCSLHKSSRVRLLDLPSFEEMGTLSSKTEVKTIELAQGGPSRLLFTGDGAGELKVWMWAPQGEESPTPALP